ATACCAACGACGCGAATTTCGTTGATTGGCTCAACGATGCCAATACTCAGGACTTCATGAGCGTAAGCGGTGATTCGAATACCCTGTTCTGGGGCGAGCCATCTGACGTCCCCGGGAGTAATCCAGACCAGCTTCAAAGCTCGCTTGTGCTAAACGCGCCTGTAAGCGGTGACAATCTGTTTACTTTCGGATCAGCTGTGAACGTGGTTTCAATCACACACTATAATAACATTCTTTCTTCAGAGTATCCAACTCTTGCATGGGGACAGGTCGAGGCTACCATTCAGTTTACGCCTTTTGATCCTGCCGGTCCTGCGAAGTCTATCGACCCCGCCTATCTGGAGTTTATGTTTTATGAAACTCCCAATGATGATGTAACGCCAATGGATATTTTCATTCTCACCAATCCGGGTCTGACCAGTGGCTCGTTTAACTATGATGGATACAAGTATGATTTTGACTTCAATAGCGAAGGCTTCGGACTTATTGAAGGCGCGTATCATGACTTCATTGTCGATAAAACTGGAGTGGATACAGATTATTTTGGATGGTACACAAGTGAAGACAACAGTACATCTGGTCAGTTTAACTTGAGCATAACAGCTTCCCCTGTTCCAGAACCTGCCACCATGCTTCTTCTCGGCGCTGGCCTGCTTGGCCTCGGCATAGCGGTACGTCGCAACAAGAAGAACTAATCAGACTAATTTCGTCAGATGAAGGCCGGGAAGCATATGCTTCCCGGCCATTTTTCATTTATGAGGTCATCTTCCCCGGGCGCAATGGCCGTTTATTTCATCAGAGAGTCGCGAGCACCGCGCCGCAAGGTGCGGTGTCGGATTCCGGGGCCATAGCCTGCGCGAAAGAGCATGATCAGACCTTGCTTTTCAAAATCAACGGAAGTGAACAACCCTTTCAAATCCTGCCAGACCCGTTTCAGTAATTTTTGGTGCTTTTCGGAAAAACTTGATGGCCCTTCCCACAGCCAGCGCAGCCAGAAGAGGGTCACGGCGGTCATGGGCTGCATTTGCAGGCCATGGTGCTCCATTGCCAGCCAGATGCGCTGCAAGGCCTGTCCTCCGAGCAGAAAATCCCTTGCTTCCAATCCCCCTACCACGACCATCCCGGCAACTCCACTGGCCAGGATGCCTTGGGCTGAGTGCAGGGCCACCAACCGGCCGAGGCCAATGCCGTTGGCAACGCGCATTGCGGGCCAGGGTTTTGTCAGGCGCAGGAATGCCTCTCCCGGCAATCCGGCTTCCAGATTTTTGAGAGGCAGTCCATCGCGTCGCTGCTCGGCTTCCTTCATGTTGAAGCGGATCATGGATGTGAAATGTTCATGCAAGCCCTGGTGTTCGGTGCGGATCCTGTCGGCCAGATAGATGACCTTGGCCAGTTTTCGGAGTTGCGCGCGGCCGCTGAGCAGGTGAAGATGCGCTTCGGGAATGTCGCGAATGCGGGCTTTGAGGTCGGCTTGCACCCAATCCGGCAGCGGTCGTTTGCTGTACGGGCGGCGGTTGGTGCAGCGCGTCCAGATATGCCGGGCCAGCGGGTCTGCTGTGTGATCCCCTGGATGAATGCGCACGGTGGCCATCAGATTTTCCTGCTCGGCATCCGGCCGGATCTGCGTGGTCGCAGCCATGCTCATGGTTGTGGCGGCGAGGCGGATGTTTTCCACTGCTGCCCCGCAGGCGATGATGGAGGCGGTCTGGCGGACATTGAAAAAAGATACGTCGGCTTCCGGATTCAGAAAAACGTGGATGTCGTTGCCTGTCAGGCGGAATTGCCACGGCTGGACATTATC
This DNA window, taken from Desulfomicrobium sp. ZS1, encodes the following:
- a CDS encoding THxN family PEP-CTERM protein, with product MRKNFVVTCLLAVAFLFSATFASAALVTQWSYTNDANFVDWLNDANTQDFMSVSGDSNTLFWGEPSDVPGSNPDQLQSSLVLNAPVSGDNLFTFGSAVNVVSITHYNNILSSEYPTLAWGQVEATIQFTPFDPAGPAKSIDPAYLEFMFYETPNDDVTPMDIFILTNPGLTSGSFNYDGYKYDFDFNSEGFGLIEGAYHDFIVDKTGVDTDYFGWYTSEDNSTSGQFNLSITASPVPEPATMLLLGAGLLGLGIAVRRNKKN